In Anser cygnoides isolate HZ-2024a breed goose chromosome 23, Taihu_goose_T2T_genome, whole genome shotgun sequence, the following are encoded in one genomic region:
- the CDA gene encoding cytidine deaminase isoform X1, translating to MKASILSLPLAGGLEHAGLAFSPPDLPFLHSSGRGKEATSSVPLEGTQLCWESFAGRPPWSPVTGFLPGRKEKKAAVGNCSAGRSRFPVGAALLTAGGEIFSGCNVENACYSLGVCAERTAIQKAISEGHTRFRAMAIASDMGTEFIVPCGACRQVMREFGKDWDVYLTKPDGTYIVKKLDELLPLSFGPEDLKKA from the exons ATGAAAGCGTCTATTTTAAGCCTGCCTTTGGCTGGCGGCCTGGAACACGCCGGCTTGGCGTTTTCTCCCCCAGATCTCCCTTTTTTGCACAGCTcgggcagagggaaggaggcGACGTCCTCGGTGCCTCTCGAGGGGACCCAGCTGTGCtgg GAGAGCTTCGCAGGACGTCCCCCATGGTCTCCCGTGACCGGATTCCTGccggggaggaaggaaaagaaggcgGCGGTGGGAAATTGCTCGGCGggaagaag CCGCTTCCCCGTGGGCGCCGCGCTGCTCACCGCCGGCGGGGAGATCTTTTCCG GGTGCAACGTGGAGAACGCCTGCTACAGCCTGGGGGTGTGCGCCGAGCGCACGGCCATCCAGAAAGCCATCTCGGAGGGGCACACTCGCTTCAGGGCCATGGCCATCGCCAG CGACATGGGGACCGAATTCATCGTGCCCTGCGGCGCCTGCAGACAGGTGATGAGAGAG TTCGGCAAGGACTGGGACGTCTACCTGACCAAACCCGACGGCACCTACATCGTCAAGAAGCTGGACGagctcctgcccctctccttCGGCCCCGAGGACCTGAAGAAGGCGTGA
- the CDA gene encoding cytidine deaminase isoform X3, which produces MALVPLPSARQESFAGRPPWSPVTGFLPGRKEKKAAVGNCSAGRSRFPVGAALLTAGGEIFSGCNVENACYSLGVCAERTAIQKAISEGHTRFRAMAIASDMGTEFIVPCGACRQVMREFGKDWDVYLTKPDGTYIVKKLDELLPLSFGPEDLKKA; this is translated from the exons ATGGCACTTGTGCCCCTTCCTTCTGCACGTCAG GAGAGCTTCGCAGGACGTCCCCCATGGTCTCCCGTGACCGGATTCCTGccggggaggaaggaaaagaaggcgGCGGTGGGAAATTGCTCGGCGggaagaag CCGCTTCCCCGTGGGCGCCGCGCTGCTCACCGCCGGCGGGGAGATCTTTTCCG GGTGCAACGTGGAGAACGCCTGCTACAGCCTGGGGGTGTGCGCCGAGCGCACGGCCATCCAGAAAGCCATCTCGGAGGGGCACACTCGCTTCAGGGCCATGGCCATCGCCAG CGACATGGGGACCGAATTCATCGTGCCCTGCGGCGCCTGCAGACAGGTGATGAGAGAG TTCGGCAAGGACTGGGACGTCTACCTGACCAAACCCGACGGCACCTACATCGTCAAGAAGCTGGACGagctcctgcccctctccttCGGCCCCGAGGACCTGAAGAAGGCGTGA
- the CDA gene encoding cytidine deaminase isoform X2 has protein sequence MRKRAKRGLRAPSASGAGMLRDAGRARAGRYPVGAGHPVPPPGKSLTRACGAGMEGSVRPQGERLQLLLRRCREAKACAYCPYSRFPVGAALLTAGGEIFSGCNVENACYSLGVCAERTAIQKAISEGHTRFRAMAIASDMGTEFIVPCGACRQVMREFGKDWDVYLTKPDGTYIVKKLDELLPLSFGPEDLKKA, from the exons atgagaaaacGGGCAAAGAGAGGGCTGCGGGCCCCCAGTGCCTCGGGAGCGGGGATGCTGCGGGACGCGGGCCGGGCGCGTGCGGGGCGTTATCCCGTCGGGGCAGGGCACCCCGTGCCGCCTCCCGGGAAATCTTTAACCAGGGCGTGCGGCGCAGGCATGGAGGGCAGCGTGCGGCCCCAGGGCGAgcgcctgcagctgctgctgcgccGCTGCCGGGAGGCCAAGGCCTGCGCCTACTGCCCCTACAGCCGCTTCCCCGTGGGCGCCGCGCTGCTCACCGCCGGCGGGGAGATCTTTTCCG GGTGCAACGTGGAGAACGCCTGCTACAGCCTGGGGGTGTGCGCCGAGCGCACGGCCATCCAGAAAGCCATCTCGGAGGGGCACACTCGCTTCAGGGCCATGGCCATCGCCAG CGACATGGGGACCGAATTCATCGTGCCCTGCGGCGCCTGCAGACAGGTGATGAGAGAG TTCGGCAAGGACTGGGACGTCTACCTGACCAAACCCGACGGCACCTACATCGTCAAGAAGCTGGACGagctcctgcccctctccttCGGCCCCGAGGACCTGAAGAAGGCGTGA
- the CDA gene encoding cytidine deaminase isoform X4 — MEGSVRPQGERLQLLLRRCREAKACAYCPYSRFPVGAALLTAGGEIFSGCNVENACYSLGVCAERTAIQKAISEGHTRFRAMAIASDMGTEFIVPCGACRQVMREFGKDWDVYLTKPDGTYIVKKLDELLPLSFGPEDLKKA; from the exons ATGGAGGGCAGCGTGCGGCCCCAGGGCGAgcgcctgcagctgctgctgcgccGCTGCCGGGAGGCCAAGGCCTGCGCCTACTGCCCCTACAGCCGCTTCCCCGTGGGCGCCGCGCTGCTCACCGCCGGCGGGGAGATCTTTTCCG GGTGCAACGTGGAGAACGCCTGCTACAGCCTGGGGGTGTGCGCCGAGCGCACGGCCATCCAGAAAGCCATCTCGGAGGGGCACACTCGCTTCAGGGCCATGGCCATCGCCAG CGACATGGGGACCGAATTCATCGTGCCCTGCGGCGCCTGCAGACAGGTGATGAGAGAG TTCGGCAAGGACTGGGACGTCTACCTGACCAAACCCGACGGCACCTACATCGTCAAGAAGCTGGACGagctcctgcccctctccttCGGCCCCGAGGACCTGAAGAAGGCGTGA
- the PINK1 gene encoding serine/threonine-protein kinase PINK1, mitochondrial, with the protein MALRLLLARALRLLPRGAAAAAPRRPPPAPAPAGPGPSAPPRPPPAFLSLSLSLSSFLRRPAAGLAAAARRCRRGPCLALALGLALAEPRLEERRRAEAACGSIQTVFVRKNKAPKNPLSSFRWRGFRLEEYLIGQPLGKGCSAAVYEAAIPLPPDGQGSAQSSRLAGEGQQDRTAGEQPAAKPQQEEAFPLAIKMMWNISAGSSSEAILDAMGRELVPATRTALAGEYGAVSCRRKPVLRRKKLQPHPNIIQVIRAFTSSVPLLPGAFTDYPDVLPLSLNPRGIGHSRTLFLVMKNYPCTLRQYLRDNSPDARLSTMMILQLLEGVDHLVRHGVAHRDLKSDNILVEFDSAGCPWLVITDFGCCLADDSIGLRLPFTSSYVDRGGNGCLMAPEVITASPGPGTVINYSKADAWAVGAIAYEILGLANPFYGHGDSTLESRSYREDQLPSLPDRVPPEVRQVIKLLLQRDPNKRLSARVAANVLHLSLWGESVLASKTLKPDQMVAWLLCQSAATLLLDGLVDKSRVETKMKMCFFANLDYEDLWAAIFLLLASRNRSG; encoded by the exons atGGCGCTGCGGCTGCTCCTTGCCCGCGCCCTGCGCCTCCtgccccgcggcgccgccgccgccgccccccgccgcccgcccccggccccggccccggccggccccggcccctcggctcccccccggccgccccccgccttcctctccctctccctctccctctcctccttcctccggCGCCCGGCGGCCGGGCTGGCGGCTGCGGCTCGGCGATGCCGCCGCGGGCCCTGCCTGGCCCTGGCGCTGGGGCTGGCGCTGGCCGAGCCGCGGCTGGAGGAGCGGCGCCGGGCTGAGGCGGCCTGCGGCAGCATCCAg aCGGTGTTCGTCAGGAAGAACAAGGCACCGAAAAATCCGCTGAGCTCTTTCCGCTGGCGAGGCTTCAGGCTGGAGGAATATCTCATCGGGCAGCCCCTCGGGAAGGGCTGCAGCGCGGCCGTCTACGAGGCAGCTATTCCCTTGCCTCCCGACGGCCAGGGGAGCGCGCAGAGCAGCCGCCTCGCCGGAGAGGGGCAGCAGGATCGTACGGCCGGAGAGCAGCCCGCAGCCAAaccccagcaggaggaggctTTCCCATTAGCCATCAAAATGATGTGGAACATCTCG GCCGGTTCTTCGAGTGAAGCCATCCTGGACGCTATGGGCCGCGAGCTCGTTCCAGCCACCCGGACCGCCTTAGCCGGAGAATACGGAGCTGTCTCGTGCCGCAG GAAACCTGTCCTCAGGAGGAAGAAGCTGCAGCCTCATCCAAACATAATCCAGGTGATCCGAGCCTTCACGTCCTCCGTTCCTTTGCTGCCCGGAGCCTTCACGGACTATCCCGATGTTCTTCCGCTGAGCCTGAATCCCAGAGGCATCGGTCACAGCCGCACGCTCTTCTTGGTGATGAAGAA TTACCCCTGCACCCTGCGCCAGTATTTGAGGGACAACAGTCCAGATGCTCGTCTCTCCACGATGATGATTTTACAGCTGTTGGAAGGCGTGGACCATCTTGTTCGCCACGGGGTAGCGCACAGAGACCTCAAGTCTGACAACATCCTGGTGGAATTCGATTCGG CTGGCTGCCCCTGGCTGGTGATCACAGACTTCGGTTGCTGCCTGGCAGACGACAGCATCGGCCTGAGGCTGCCTTTCACCAGCTCGTACGTGGATCGGGGTGGCAATGGCTGTCTTATGGCACCCGAG GTGATCACAGCGTCACCAGGTCCAGGCACGGTGATCAACTACAGCAAAGCTGACGCCTGGGCCGTTGGAGCAATCGCCTACGAAATCCTCGGCCTGGCAAATCCTTTCTATGGCCACGGGGACTCGACCCTGGAAAGCAGAAGTTACCGTGAGGATCAGCTGCCGAGCCTGCCCGATCGCGTGCCCCCCGAGGTGAGGCAGGTGATaaagctgctgcttcagagGGATCCCAACAAG AGGCTGTCTGCTAGAGTTGCTGCTAACGTGCTTCACTTAAGCCTCTGGGGTGAAAGTGTTCTAGCATCCAAGACCCTGAAACCCGACCAGATGGTTGCCTGGCTTCTGTGCCAGTCCGCGGCCACTTTGCTCCTGGACGGACTGGTGGATAAAAGCCGGGTGGAAACCAAAATGAAGATGTGCTTTTTCGCAAACCTCGACTACGAAGACCTCTGGGCAGCAATTTTCTTGTTGCTGGCCTCGAGAAACCGGTCTGGGTGA